One part of the Rutidosis leptorrhynchoides isolate AG116_Rl617_1_P2 chromosome 1, CSIRO_AGI_Rlap_v1, whole genome shotgun sequence genome encodes these proteins:
- the LOC139863294 gene encoding uncharacterized protein isoform X1 — protein sequence MTGGARSRRNDKPSINYRYNPHGGDTFDLVNVTREDLAPGSHNNGRNFSKQAETNSSHVLSTADLISGVSQLWNIATSSLPVLRHRTSTQNNESLQKENRFCYPAKEGNIIASISSEGQNVSVNLKDDSHVLPTVSVQKNLDLLHVSKKICAFDCCNVNNSDHHLFKCLDTAAGKKVSSVTISYGLQSIYEWMRSSEHDKGRSNPVNNMSKLDDVMTTESDVYHICKVEALESSSVYTNNLCSDYLLNPIQDAVADDGGIIVPTFNLQQHSRDEIDDDLHEIKEDQETKSVTDLQIVSSLSVTQHNALAKQEHAFAGAFAGVFVSLCLHPMDTVKTIIQSCPTDQRSIQYIGKSIISERGLSGLYRGISSNIASSAPISAIYTFSYESVKGVLLPLFAKEYHSVVHCVAGGCASVATSFVFTPSERIKQQMQVGSHYHNCWNALLGIVGKGGFVSLYNGWGAVLCRNVPHSIIKFYTYESLKKVMISSQQAQPTTTSTLLCGGLAGSTAALFTTPFDVVKTRLQTQIPGSINRYHGVFDTLKNIAQHEGLKGLYRGLTPRLAMYMTQGALFFASYESFKTLFSLEATKLESSSLSS from the exons ATGACTGGGGGAGCTCGATCTCGTCGAAACGATAAACCATCCATTAATTATAGATACAATCCTCATGGAGGGGACACTTTTGATCTTGTGAATGTTACCCGTGAAGATTTGGCTCCCGGTTCCCATAATAACGGAAGAAACTTTTCTAAACAAGCTGAAACCAATTCATCTCATGTACTAAGCACTGCTGATCTCATATCAGGAGTCAGCCAATTATGGAACATTGCCACCTCATCACTTCCCGTTTTACGTCATAGGACATCCACACAGAACAATGAAAGTCTTCAGAAAGAAAACAGGTTCTGTTATCCAGCCAAGGAAGGAAATATAATTGCATCTATTTCTTCTGAGGGTCAAAATGTCTCGGTCAATTTAAAAGATGATAGTCACGTTTTGCCTACAGTGAGCGTGCAAAAAAACTTAGACTTATTACATGTCTCAAAAAAAATCTGTGCATTTGATTGTTGCAATGTGAATAACAGTGACCATCACCTTTTTAAATGCCTGGATACTGCTGCTGGTAAAAAGGTTTCTAGTGTAACAATCTCATACGGTTTGCAAAGTATATATGAATGGATGAGATCTAGTGAACATGATAAGGGAAGAAGTAATCCAGTTAACAATATGAGTAAACTTGATGATGTCATGACTACCGAAAGTGATGTATACCACATTTGTAAGGTCGAGGCTTTGGAATCATCAAGTGTATATACTAACAATCTGTGTTCTGATTATCTTCTTAATCCTATACAAGATGCAGTTGCAGATGATGGTGGCATCATTGTTCCAACTTTTAACCTTCAACAGCATTCAAGAGATGAGATAGATGATGACTTACATGAGATCAAAGAGGATCAAGAAACTAAATCTGTAACTGATTTGCAGATAGTTTCATCTTTGTCAGTTACACAACATAATGCACTTGCAAAACAAGAACATGCATTTGCAGGAGCATTTGCGGGTGTATTTGTCAGTCTTTGTCTGCATCCCATGGATACAGTTAAAACTATCATCCAGTCCTGCCCTACTGACCAAAGATCTATTCAATATATAGGCAAATCCATCATATCTGAAAGAG GTTTATCAGGACTTTACCGTGGAATTTCAAGCAATATTGCATCTTCAGCACCTATTTCTGCAATTTACACTTTCAGTTATGAATCTGTAAAGGGCGTTTTGCTTCCTCTTTTTGCcaag GAGTATCATTCAGTGGTTCATTGTGTGGCTGGAGGTTGTGCAAGTGTTGCCACGTCATTTGTCTTTACTCCAAGTGAACGAATAAAGCAGCAGATGCAAGTTGGCTCACACTATCATAACTGCTG GAATGCGTTATTAGGGATTGTAGGGAAGGGAGGCTTTGTATCGTTATATAATGGATGGGGAGCTGTACTCTGTAGGAACGTTCCCCATTCTATCATCAAG TTCTATACATACGAGAGCTTAAAGAAAGTAATGATCAGCTCACAGCAAGCACAGCCAACCACAACATCAACG CTATTATGCGGAGGATTAGCTGGATCTACTGCAGCTTTATTTACAACTCCTTTTGACGTAGTGAAGACCAGATTACAAACACAG ATACCTGGATCCATAAACCGCTATCATGGCGTGTTTGACACACTTAAAAACATAGCCCAACATGAAGGCTTGAAGGGTCTATATAG GGGGTTGACTCCAAGATTGGCCATGTACATGACTCAAGGAGCACTTTTCTTTGCATCTTACGAATCTTTCAAAACATTATTTTCGTTGGAAGCTACTAAACTCGAGTCTTCATCATTGAGTTCGTAA
- the LOC139863288 gene encoding protein REPRESSOR OF VERNALIZATION 1-like: MRNRRYLATSDEDEEDVAPPEKLNLTQRRRKRMEFYDEDDEEEKQVEAIKQLTKPKRDNKKRNDDKKEDSPPPPVNEDEEVPVEDATPIGDVIRVSGKGKTRRNHYKSFEYDGLTYELEDSVLLVADTETPNKKPYVAIIKDVTETKDGNVMVNGQWFYRPEEAEKKNGGNWQSNDTRELFYSFHRDEVPAESVMHKCVVHFIPANKQIPSRKVHPGFIVRKVYDTTDKRLFNLTDKDYEDHMQHEIDILVQKTMSRIGELPDIKINEDTVNTEDQFKSKRLMRRKSMLSLDVTRDDDVSNKSGGPLSRSETPGSCNSIASEYYNILVKFDAVTRDHYRDKWLEKLLEAVQYVCNNVDGSQSVGKEDNNGTGLPMWPDDAVRAVTALELASQESLSSDHQKYNQKMRQLCFNLKKNAQLALRLLKGELEASKILSMSPIELKEGLTAEEIASKEPEEDTQVQMTDARCKRCTEKKVRLIEIISGGHGDRYQLECTACGNMWYASRDEASTLTIDGPSSKTVGTAPWATAKFEDVEKKLVSPRDNPLVNGSFKKATEPYVTVPERQKSFNKSTTEEHDNPPPPTDPVV, encoded by the exons ATGCGTAATCGGAGATATTTAGCCACCAGCGACGAAGATGAAGAAGACGTCGCTCCACCGGAGAAACTGAATCTAACTCAACGGAGAAGAAAGCGCATGGAATTCTACGACGAAGATGACGAAGAAGAAAAACAAGTAGAAGCAATCAAACAGTTAACAAAACCTAAACGAGATAATAAAAAACGTAACGACGATAAGAAAGAAGATTCACCGCCACCGCCGGTGAACGAAGATGAAGAAGTACCGGTGGAAGACGCGACGCCGATCGGTGACGTCATTAGGGTTTCAGGCAAGGGCAAAACGAGGCGGAATCATTATAAGTCGTTTGAATATGACGGACTTACTTACGAGCTT GAGGATTCTGTGCTTTTGGTTGCCGACACTGAAACACCAAACAAGAAGCCATATGTCGCTATCATAAAG GATGTCACCGAGACAAAAGATGGTAATGTGATGGTAAACGGACAATGGTTTTATAGACCCGAAGAGGCCGAAAAGAAAAACGGTGGAAATTGGCAATCAAATGATACACGTGAGCTGTTTTATAGTTTCCATAGGGATGAGGTCCCAGCCGAATCTGTAATGCACAAATGTGTAGTACATTTCATACCCGCAAACAAACAGATCCCGAGTCGTAAAGTGCATCCCGGATTTATAGTCCGAAAGGTATACGACACAACAGATAAACGTCTATTCAATCTCACAGACAAAGATTATGAAGACCACATGCAACATGAGATTGATATTCTTGTTCAAAAAACTATGTCTCGAATAGGAGAACTTCCTGATATTAAAATTAATGAAGATACTGTGAATACAGAAGATCAATTCAAAAGTAAAAGGTTGATGAGGAGAAAGAGTATGTTATCGCTAGATGTTACTAGAGATGATGATGTAAGCAACAAGTCTGGTGGGCCATTGTCAAGGTCTGAAACACCTGGAAGTTGTAATAGTATTGCTTCGGAGTATTATAATATTCTGGTGAAGTTTGATGCTGTCACGCGTGATCACTATCGTGATAAATGGTTAGAGAAACTTCTAGAAGCTGTACAATATGTATGCAATAATGTAGATGGCAGTCAGAGTGTTGGGAAGGAAGATAAT AATGGAACTGGATTACCTATGTGGCCCGACGATGCTGTTCGTGCTGTAACTGCACTTGAGTTAGCCTCACAAGAGTCTTTATCTTCGGATCATCAGAAATATAACCAAAAGATGAGGCAGCTATGTTTTAATCTTAAG AAAAACGCACAACTAGCTCTTCGTCTCTTAAAGGGAGAATTAGAAGCTTCAAAAATTTTGAGCATGTCTCCTATTGAGTTGAAG GAAGGATTAACTGCAGAGGAAATAGCAAGCAAAGAGCCCGAAGAGGATACACAAGTGcag ATGACAGATGCTCGATGTAAAAGATGCACAGAGAAAAAAGTGCGCTTGATAGAGATAATATCAGGTGGACATGGTGATCGATACCAG CTTGAGTGTACTGCATGTGGTAACATGTGGTATGCATCTAGGGATGAGGCGTCAACCCTAACAATAGACGGGCCCAGCTCAAAGACGGTAGGCACTGCACCATGGGCCACTGCTAAGTTTGAAGATGTTGAAAAGAAGTTGGTTAGCCCTCGTGACAACCCTTTGGTGAATGGGTCTTTTAAAAAGGCGACCGAGCCTTATGTAACTGTACCCGAAAGACAGAAGTCGTTCAACAAGTCTACTACTGAAGAGCATGACAACCCGCCACCACCAACTGATCCTGTAGTTTAG
- the LOC139863294 gene encoding uncharacterized protein isoform X2, translated as MTGGARSRRNDKPSINYRYNPHGGDTFDLVNVTREDLAPGSHNNGRNFSKQAETNSSHVLSTADLISGVSQLWNIATSSLPVLRHRTSTQNNESLQKENRFCYPAKEGNIIASISSEGQNVSVNLKDDSHVLPTVSVQKNLDLLHVSKKICAFDCCNVNNSDHHLFKCLDTAAGKKVSSVTISYGLQSIYEWMRSSEHDKGRSNPVNNMSKLDDVMTTESDVYHIYAVADDGGIIVPTFNLQQHSRDEIDDDLHEIKEDQETKSVTDLQIVSSLSVTQHNALAKQEHAFAGAFAGVFVSLCLHPMDTVKTIIQSCPTDQRSIQYIGKSIISERGLSGLYRGISSNIASSAPISAIYTFSYESVKGVLLPLFAKEYHSVVHCVAGGCASVATSFVFTPSERIKQQMQVGSHYHNCWNALLGIVGKGGFVSLYNGWGAVLCRNVPHSIIKFYTYESLKKVMISSQQAQPTTTSTLLCGGLAGSTAALFTTPFDVVKTRLQTQIPGSINRYHGVFDTLKNIAQHEGLKGLYRGLTPRLAMYMTQGALFFASYESFKTLFSLEATKLESSSLSS; from the exons ATGACTGGGGGAGCTCGATCTCGTCGAAACGATAAACCATCCATTAATTATAGATACAATCCTCATGGAGGGGACACTTTTGATCTTGTGAATGTTACCCGTGAAGATTTGGCTCCCGGTTCCCATAATAACGGAAGAAACTTTTCTAAACAAGCTGAAACCAATTCATCTCATGTACTAAGCACTGCTGATCTCATATCAGGAGTCAGCCAATTATGGAACATTGCCACCTCATCACTTCCCGTTTTACGTCATAGGACATCCACACAGAACAATGAAAGTCTTCAGAAAGAAAACAGGTTCTGTTATCCAGCCAAGGAAGGAAATATAATTGCATCTATTTCTTCTGAGGGTCAAAATGTCTCGGTCAATTTAAAAGATGATAGTCACGTTTTGCCTACAGTGAGCGTGCAAAAAAACTTAGACTTATTACATGTCTCAAAAAAAATCTGTGCATTTGATTGTTGCAATGTGAATAACAGTGACCATCACCTTTTTAAATGCCTGGATACTGCTGCTGGTAAAAAGGTTTCTAGTGTAACAATCTCATACGGTTTGCAAAGTATATATGAATGGATGAGATCTAGTGAACATGATAAGGGAAGAAGTAATCCAGTTAACAATATGAGTAAACTTGATGATGTCATGACTACCGAAAGTGATGTATACCACATTT ATGCAGTTGCAGATGATGGTGGCATCATTGTTCCAACTTTTAACCTTCAACAGCATTCAAGAGATGAGATAGATGATGACTTACATGAGATCAAAGAGGATCAAGAAACTAAATCTGTAACTGATTTGCAGATAGTTTCATCTTTGTCAGTTACACAACATAATGCACTTGCAAAACAAGAACATGCATTTGCAGGAGCATTTGCGGGTGTATTTGTCAGTCTTTGTCTGCATCCCATGGATACAGTTAAAACTATCATCCAGTCCTGCCCTACTGACCAAAGATCTATTCAATATATAGGCAAATCCATCATATCTGAAAGAG GTTTATCAGGACTTTACCGTGGAATTTCAAGCAATATTGCATCTTCAGCACCTATTTCTGCAATTTACACTTTCAGTTATGAATCTGTAAAGGGCGTTTTGCTTCCTCTTTTTGCcaag GAGTATCATTCAGTGGTTCATTGTGTGGCTGGAGGTTGTGCAAGTGTTGCCACGTCATTTGTCTTTACTCCAAGTGAACGAATAAAGCAGCAGATGCAAGTTGGCTCACACTATCATAACTGCTG GAATGCGTTATTAGGGATTGTAGGGAAGGGAGGCTTTGTATCGTTATATAATGGATGGGGAGCTGTACTCTGTAGGAACGTTCCCCATTCTATCATCAAG TTCTATACATACGAGAGCTTAAAGAAAGTAATGATCAGCTCACAGCAAGCACAGCCAACCACAACATCAACG CTATTATGCGGAGGATTAGCTGGATCTACTGCAGCTTTATTTACAACTCCTTTTGACGTAGTGAAGACCAGATTACAAACACAG ATACCTGGATCCATAAACCGCTATCATGGCGTGTTTGACACACTTAAAAACATAGCCCAACATGAAGGCTTGAAGGGTCTATATAG GGGGTTGACTCCAAGATTGGCCATGTACATGACTCAAGGAGCACTTTTCTTTGCATCTTACGAATCTTTCAAAACATTATTTTCGTTGGAAGCTACTAAACTCGAGTCTTCATCATTGAGTTCGTAA